In Planctomycetia bacterium, one DNA window encodes the following:
- a CDS encoding DegT/DnrJ/EryC1/StrS family aminotransferase translates to MKNIPFLDLKAQYLPLADEIQRELKEVCETTQFILGGKVKAFEDAFAKAVGAKHCIALNTGTSALHLAMDCLGIGPGDEVIVPAMTFIATVWGAVYARATPVLVDVDPATRNLDPKKLEAAITPRTKAIVPVHLYGQPADLDAIFAIARKHNIPVIEDTAQAHLAQYKGKTVGSLGVMGCFSFYPGKNLGAYGEGGALTTNDDALAKIALSLRDHGQAQRYHHDRIGYNYRMDGFQGAVLGVKLRHLPNWTEQRRRAAARYAQKLAPLADKGLVDIPREPDWSRGVYHLYVVLVKNRDAVKDKLTAAGVNVGLHYPIPLHLQKALAHLGHQRGDFPVAERIADECISLPMFPELADADIDYVASVLSECLAS, encoded by the coding sequence ATGAAGAACATTCCGTTTCTCGATCTCAAGGCGCAGTACCTCCCGCTCGCTGATGAAATCCAGCGCGAACTGAAGGAAGTCTGCGAGACCACGCAGTTCATCCTCGGCGGAAAGGTCAAGGCATTTGAAGACGCTTTCGCCAAAGCCGTCGGCGCGAAACACTGCATCGCCCTCAACACCGGCACCAGCGCGCTGCATCTCGCCATGGACTGCCTCGGAATCGGCCCCGGTGACGAAGTGATTGTGCCCGCGATGACCTTTATCGCCACCGTCTGGGGCGCGGTCTACGCCCGCGCGACGCCGGTGCTCGTCGATGTCGATCCCGCAACGCGCAATCTGGATCCGAAAAAACTCGAAGCCGCCATCACCCCGCGCACCAAGGCCATCGTTCCCGTTCACCTGTACGGCCAGCCCGCCGATCTCGACGCCATCTTCGCCATCGCGAGGAAGCACAACATTCCGGTGATTGAAGACACCGCGCAGGCACACCTCGCGCAATACAAGGGCAAGACCGTCGGCAGCCTCGGGGTCATGGGGTGCTTCAGCTTCTATCCCGGCAAGAACCTCGGCGCGTACGGTGAAGGCGGCGCGCTCACCACCAACGACGACGCGCTCGCGAAGATCGCCCTCTCGCTGCGCGATCATGGCCAGGCGCAGCGCTACCATCACGATCGCATCGGCTACAACTATCGCATGGACGGCTTCCAGGGCGCGGTGCTCGGCGTCAAATTGCGACATTTGCCAAATTGGACCGAGCAACGCCGCCGGGCGGCCGCGCGCTACGCACAAAAGCTGGCACCGCTTGCAGACAAGGGCTTGGTGGATATCCCCCGCGAGCCGGACTGGTCGCGCGGCGTGTATCATCTGTACGTTGTACTCGTGAAAAACCGCGACGCCGTGAAGGACAAGCTGACCGCCGCCGGCGTCAACGTCGGACTGCATTACCCGATCCCGCTGCACCTCCAGAAGGCGCTGGCCCACCTCGGGCACCAGCGCGGCGATTTCCCCGTGGCGGAGCGAATCGCCGACGAGTGCATCAGCCTGCCGATGTTCCCCGAGCTGGCCGACGCAGACATCGATTACGTCGCCAGCGTCCTGTCAGAGTGCCTCGCATCCTGA
- a CDS encoding methyltransferase domain-containing protein — translation MATSVNLVELQDTLYTSRNPTRRWLHTQRLEWVLSALERHKPAPCHRALEIGPGSGTYLPTLCAMADEVVAADIEDAYLEKAKTLTSRLPNLQPLKDDITASKLPTGHFDLILCTEVIEHIPGSPAGLREMRRLLRPGGVLVLSTPQKYSTMEMMCKIALLPGIIEIVRMIYREPVVESTHCNLLTAGMCRRLITEAGLTIVDHYKLALYLPFIAELTGRVGLRLEQWLESALRGTPLDGLLWTQCYVARA, via the coding sequence ATGGCCACCTCCGTGAATCTTGTCGAGCTACAGGACACGCTCTACACGTCGCGTAATCCCACGCGCCGCTGGTTGCACACCCAGCGGCTGGAATGGGTGCTGTCGGCCCTGGAGCGTCACAAGCCCGCGCCGTGTCATCGCGCCCTGGAGATCGGCCCCGGCTCGGGTACGTACCTGCCGACCCTTTGCGCCATGGCCGACGAAGTCGTCGCCGCCGACATCGAAGACGCATACCTCGAAAAAGCCAAGACCCTGACCTCCCGGCTGCCGAATCTGCAACCGCTCAAGGATGACATCACCGCGTCAAAGCTGCCGACCGGCCATTTCGATCTCATCCTCTGCACCGAGGTCATCGAACACATCCCCGGATCGCCGGCGGGTCTGCGCGAGATGCGCCGCCTGCTTCGCCCCGGCGGCGTGCTGGTGCTCTCCACGCCGCAAAAATACAGCACGATGGAAATGATGTGCAAGATTGCCCTGTTGCCGGGCATCATCGAAATCGTGCGGATGATCTACCGCGAGCCCGTCGTCGAATCGACCCACTGCAACCTGCTGACCGCCGGCATGTGTCGCCGCCTGATCACCGAGGCAGGGTTGACAATTGTCGATCATTACAAGCTGGCGCTCTACCTCCCCTTTATCGCGGAACTCACCGGGCGCGTCGGCCTGCGACTGGAGCAGTGGCTGGAGTCCGCCCTGCGCGGCACGCCGCTTGACGGCCTGCTCTGGACCCAGTGTTATGTGGCGCGGGCTTGA
- a CDS encoding glycosyltransferase family 2 protein → MMASPKWSVAVMCYNESGSLEAMVRRTVAVLRARGEPFEIVIIEDGSTDGCREIAARLADEIAEVRVHQHPTNLGIGAVLTDGYRQTIGDVAVILPADLQFAPEDLPKAMDRMIESNADVVMIRRPDRHDPPMRRMVSAFDEMLVGLLFGVWQRDLHWVKLYRRSVLDRATIVSTTPMVDTELLVQAHRMGARIATIDLPHHPRTTGQSTGAKVSLLVRTFVELFRLRLRRMGRVERAPGGRPVQPQAKSHP, encoded by the coding sequence ATGATGGCATCTCCGAAGTGGTCGGTCGCCGTCATGTGCTACAACGAGTCCGGATCGCTGGAGGCGATGGTCCGGCGGACGGTGGCCGTGCTGCGCGCGCGAGGCGAGCCGTTTGAAATCGTCATCATCGAAGACGGCTCGACCGACGGCTGCCGGGAAATCGCGGCGCGCCTGGCCGACGAGATCGCGGAAGTTCGCGTTCATCAACACCCGACGAATCTGGGCATCGGGGCGGTGCTCACCGATGGTTACCGTCAGACGATCGGCGACGTGGCAGTGATACTGCCAGCCGATTTGCAGTTTGCCCCCGAAGACCTCCCCAAGGCGATGGATCGCATGATCGAATCGAACGCCGACGTGGTGATGATCCGCCGGCCCGACCGGCACGACCCGCCGATGCGCCGAATGGTGTCGGCCTTCGATGAGATGCTGGTCGGCCTGCTCTTCGGCGTCTGGCAGCGCGATCTGCACTGGGTCAAGCTGTACCGTCGCAGCGTGCTGGATCGCGCCACGATCGTCAGCACGACGCCCATGGTTGATACCGAGTTGCTTGTGCAGGCCCATCGCATGGGCGCGCGAATCGCCACCATTGACCTGCCGCATCACCCGCGCACCACCGGCCAGAGCACCGGCGCAAAAGTCTCCCTGCTGGTTCGTACGTTTGTCGAATTATTCCGTCTGCGCCTGCGCCGGATGGGTCGCGTCGAACGCGCTCCAGGCGGGCGCCCTGTTCAACCCCAGGCAAAGAGTCACCCATGA